A DNA window from Shewanella baltica contains the following coding sequences:
- a CDS encoding glycoside-pentoside-hexuronide (GPH):cation symporter, with the protein MISIKEKIAYGLGDTASNIVFQTVMLFLTFFYTDIFGISPAFVGTMFLLVRLIDAVTDPLMGALADRTNTRWGKFRPYLLWFALPFGIISVLAFTTPDLSEDGKMIYAFVTYTALMMVYTAINIPYCALGGVLTADPKERVSVQSYRFVFAMLGGLLVSGLTLPLVEFLGKGDQAKGYQLTILAMSILGVAMFLACFWGTKERLHPPVDQNSSFKQDFTYLLQNDQWRVLSAAAVCLLSGMVLRTSLAIYYVKYFLNLPDMITLFITLGMVGNIFGCILAEPLAKRVCKVKAYIVLQILAATLCVLHFFVPKDQVVLAFTLYIVWGFTFNMATPLLWAKMADTVDYGQYKTGVRITGMIYSSVIFFIKLGVAIGGAAAGWLLASYGYQADAVQSETTLNGILISFTLYPAIGSILVAFIMRRYTLNNQKVDEIHLELNRAS; encoded by the coding sequence ATGATTAGCATAAAAGAAAAAATAGCCTATGGGCTTGGCGACACTGCCAGCAACATCGTTTTTCAAACCGTTATGCTGTTCCTTACCTTTTTTTACACCGACATTTTTGGTATTTCACCTGCCTTTGTCGGCACTATGTTTCTACTGGTACGGTTGATTGATGCCGTCACCGATCCTTTAATGGGTGCATTGGCTGACCGCACGAACACCCGTTGGGGTAAATTCAGACCCTATTTACTCTGGTTTGCCCTGCCCTTTGGGATTATCAGTGTATTGGCTTTTACGACCCCAGATTTATCTGAAGATGGGAAAATGATTTATGCCTTCGTGACTTACACAGCATTGATGATGGTATATACCGCCATTAATATTCCCTATTGCGCCTTAGGTGGAGTACTGACGGCCGATCCCAAAGAGCGGGTTTCGGTGCAATCCTATCGGTTTGTGTTCGCTATGCTCGGTGGCTTACTTGTCTCAGGACTCACCCTGCCTCTAGTCGAATTTCTCGGTAAAGGTGACCAAGCAAAAGGGTATCAGCTCACGATTCTCGCCATGAGTATCTTAGGCGTTGCCATGTTTTTGGCCTGCTTCTGGGGCACAAAAGAGCGCTTACATCCGCCCGTGGATCAAAATTCCAGCTTTAAACAAGACTTTACCTACCTATTACAGAATGACCAATGGCGAGTGTTATCCGCCGCTGCAGTTTGCCTATTATCCGGCATGGTATTGCGCACTAGCCTCGCCATTTACTACGTAAAATATTTTCTTAACCTGCCAGATATGATCACTCTTTTCATCACCTTAGGCATGGTGGGCAATATTTTTGGCTGTATTCTCGCAGAGCCATTAGCCAAGCGCGTTTGTAAGGTTAAAGCCTATATCGTGTTGCAAATTCTAGCCGCGACCCTGTGTGTACTGCACTTTTTTGTCCCTAAAGATCAAGTCGTTCTCGCCTTCACTCTTTATATTGTCTGGGGATTTACCTTCAATATGGCCACCCCATTACTCTGGGCGAAAATGGCAGATACAGTCGATTATGGTCAATACAAAACCGGCGTGCGTATCACAGGCATGATTTACTCCTCGGTGATTTTCTTTATCAAACTTGGCGTCGCGATTGGCGGTGCGGCGGCGGGATGGTTACTGGCAAGTTATGGCTATCAAGCCGATGCCGTTCAGAGTGAAACGACGCTCAATGGCATCTTAATTTCATTTACCCTTTATCCCGCTATCGGCTCAATTTTGGTCGCATTTATCATGCGTCGTTATACGCTAAATAACCAGAAAGTGGATGAAATCCATCTGGAATTAAATAGAGCCAGCTAA
- a CDS encoding TonB-dependent receptor, whose protein sequence is MELRTFRKTRLATSLSLVLGVGSIMPAYATDTDKKEENIEVIQVTGIRGSLVRSMDVKRGSEGIVDAINAEDIGKFPDSNLAESLQRISGVSIDRQNGEGSRVSVRGFGADQNLVLLNGRQMPVTTGSRSFDFANIASEAISAVEVEKTAKAENPTGGIGATINVLTHRPLSSPGMKATFGAKAVDDSSTDKGSTTPELSGLYSNTFADDKFGISISGSYQERESGNQQAQVGTGWRSFPGIVDQDYSGPNAEWGGVPKNDNQVNRPGDDDVYSVPQTTIYRFEEQQRKRTNGQLVLQYEPIDSLRATLDYTYMRNDIDTQTHDVSAWFNFVPSQENIWSDGPVSSPLVYSETYDAPADLSMAAGDFGTRDQSGSLGFNLAWEASDNLTLNLDYHNSYAERTPNNVNGSTSNLSTAAFIRTSAATDFSGDVPVLAVGGGNAVRPEDMRVTGSTFTNAVNRSEIEQLQMSGKYDLAEAGSIDFGIAMSDVNNHSQQVDIQRNDWGGVGAAGDLDAAWFPTSSVIDKFDGSKGNFAGYNGNASTDPLNTMFLWDFAAVRARAAELYATSIMGDCGNGFCPSTDYSKGTDRFTEEKSQSAYIQYNFASEIANMPYDVHFGLRYEKTDVESTSVVSSYDTATWIAESEIALTSSVDNNRVYQTQKGDYDYLLPSFNFNIEMLEDVFVRAAFSQTIGRPDYTSIQGGTTVGTLAYRNGGSGSAGNPSLLPLESTNYDLSTEWYYNDASYVSIGYFRKDVTNFISSNPENSDIYNIPDPAHGKYVDEAIAAGATTAIQQRQWIYDKYGATDPNVKINPDNGNIEITGNPGDPSLNFLITNPTNSDLSNVIDGWEFSIQHFFGESGFGIQANYTMVDAGDSYDNTNLGRPGDATQNVILGISDTANLVGIYENYGFSARIAYNWRDEFLNSTGQDTGSNPKYTEAYSQVDFNIGYDVEAVEGLTIFIEGLNITNEATRVHGRATEQVLNYTQTGARYSIGARYTF, encoded by the coding sequence ATGGAACTTAGAACATTTAGAAAAACCAGATTGGCCACTAGCCTTTCGCTAGTCTTAGGCGTGGGCTCTATCATGCCCGCCTATGCCACCGATACTGACAAAAAAGAAGAAAATATTGAAGTCATTCAAGTAACAGGGATCCGCGGTAGTTTAGTCCGTTCGATGGACGTAAAACGCGGCTCAGAAGGTATTGTTGATGCAATTAACGCCGAAGATATCGGTAAATTCCCCGACAGTAACTTAGCTGAATCGCTACAACGTATTTCTGGCGTATCTATCGACCGTCAAAACGGTGAAGGTAGCCGAGTGTCGGTTCGTGGTTTTGGTGCCGATCAAAACTTAGTGCTGTTAAACGGACGTCAAATGCCAGTCACCACTGGCTCTCGCTCATTCGACTTTGCCAACATAGCGTCAGAAGCCATCAGTGCGGTTGAAGTGGAGAAAACCGCTAAGGCGGAAAATCCAACGGGCGGTATTGGCGCAACGATCAATGTGCTCACCCATAGACCGCTAAGCTCGCCAGGCATGAAGGCCACTTTCGGTGCAAAGGCCGTTGATGACTCATCCACGGATAAAGGCTCTACCACACCAGAGCTTTCTGGCTTGTACTCAAATACCTTTGCCGATGATAAATTTGGGATTTCTATTTCAGGTAGCTATCAAGAAAGGGAAAGTGGTAATCAACAAGCCCAAGTCGGTACCGGTTGGCGCAGTTTTCCAGGTATTGTTGACCAAGATTACAGCGGCCCCAACGCAGAATGGGGCGGCGTTCCTAAAAACGACAATCAAGTCAATCGCCCTGGCGATGATGACGTGTATAGCGTGCCACAAACCACGATTTACCGTTTTGAAGAACAACAACGCAAACGCACCAACGGTCAATTAGTGCTGCAATACGAGCCGATTGATTCGCTGCGCGCAACGCTTGATTACACTTACATGCGTAACGACATCGATACTCAAACGCACGACGTCTCGGCATGGTTTAACTTTGTGCCGTCCCAAGAAAATATTTGGAGTGATGGCCCAGTTTCATCACCACTCGTTTATTCCGAAACCTACGATGCACCAGCCGACCTTTCAATGGCTGCTGGCGATTTCGGTACCCGCGACCAAAGTGGTTCACTGGGTTTTAACTTAGCTTGGGAAGCCAGTGATAATCTGACGTTAAACTTGGATTACCATAACTCCTACGCCGAACGTACGCCTAACAATGTCAATGGCAGTACGAGCAACCTCAGTACTGCCGCCTTTATTCGTACCAGTGCAGCGACCGATTTTAGCGGTGATGTCCCAGTACTCGCCGTTGGTGGTGGAAATGCGGTTCGCCCAGAAGATATGCGCGTGACTGGTTCAACCTTTACCAATGCCGTCAATCGCTCCGAAATTGAACAGCTGCAAATGTCGGGTAAATATGATTTAGCCGAAGCAGGCAGTATCGATTTTGGTATTGCGATGTCAGACGTGAATAACCACTCTCAACAGGTTGATATTCAACGTAACGACTGGGGTGGCGTTGGTGCAGCGGGCGATTTAGACGCAGCTTGGTTCCCAACCAGTTCAGTTATCGATAAATTCGATGGTTCAAAAGGTAATTTCGCAGGTTATAACGGTAATGCATCGACAGATCCGCTAAACACTATGTTCCTTTGGGACTTTGCGGCAGTTCGTGCCCGTGCAGCAGAACTCTATGCAACGAGCATAATGGGTGATTGTGGTAATGGCTTCTGCCCTTCTACCGATTACTCTAAGGGCACAGACCGTTTCACTGAAGAAAAATCTCAATCAGCCTATATCCAATACAACTTCGCCAGCGAAATTGCCAACATGCCCTATGACGTGCATTTTGGCTTACGCTACGAAAAAACAGATGTTGAATCGACTTCGGTTGTTTCCTCTTATGATACAGCTACTTGGATTGCAGAGTCTGAAATCGCGCTAACGAGTTCAGTGGATAATAATCGCGTTTACCAAACTCAAAAGGGTGATTACGATTACCTGCTACCCAGCTTCAACTTTAATATTGAAATGCTGGAAGATGTGTTTGTCCGTGCCGCCTTTAGCCAAACGATTGGTCGTCCTGATTACACCTCGATTCAAGGTGGCACCACAGTAGGAACGCTTGCCTATCGCAACGGTGGTAGCGGCTCGGCGGGTAATCCAAGTCTGTTACCACTCGAGTCAACGAACTATGACTTGTCGACAGAATGGTATTACAACGATGCCAGTTACGTCTCAATCGGTTATTTCCGTAAAGATGTGACTAACTTTATCAGCAGTAACCCTGAAAACTCAGACATCTACAACATTCCGGATCCAGCACACGGTAAATATGTTGATGAAGCCATTGCGGCAGGTGCCACCACTGCGATTCAACAACGCCAATGGATTTATGACAAATACGGTGCAACCGATCCAAATGTGAAGATCAATCCTGATAACGGCAATATCGAGATTACCGGTAACCCAGGTGATCCATCGTTAAACTTCCTCATTACTAACCCCACTAACAGTGATTTAAGTAATGTGATTGATGGTTGGGAGTTTTCTATCCAGCACTTCTTTGGTGAGTCAGGATTTGGTATCCAAGCCAACTACACTATGGTGGATGCGGGGGACAGCTATGATAACACTAACTTAGGTCGCCCTGGTGATGCGACCCAGAACGTGATTTTAGGGATCAGCGATACCGCAAACTTGGTCGGTATCTATGAAAACTATGGTTTCTCGGCCCGTATCGCCTATAACTGGCGTGATGAGTTCTTAAACTCAACAGGTCAGGATACTGGCTCTAACCCTAAATACACCGAAGCTTATTCGCAGGTGGACTTTAACATAGGCTACGACGTTGAAGCGGTTGAAGGTTTAACCATCTTCATCGAAGGCTTAAACATCACCAATGAAGCCACGCGTGTACACGGCCGTGCGACGGAACAAGTCCTTAACTACACCCAGACGGGTGCGCGTTACAGTATAGGCGCACGTTACACTTTCTAG
- a CDS encoding GH1 family beta-glucosidase — protein MKISLPKNSILQSEAFTFGVATASFQIEGGVDSRQTCIWDTFCATPDKIRDASNGDVACNHLNLWQEDIALIASLGVDAYRFSIAWGRVLNQDGSINQQGVNFYIGILDELKRRNIKAFVTLYHWDLPQHIEDQGGWLNRDTAYLFKDYADKISQAFGDRVYSYATLNEPFCSSYLGYEAGIHAPGLMKKAYGRQSAHHLLLAHGLAMQVLQKNSPNSMNGIVLNFTPCYALTQSAADIQAAKQADDYFNQWYIKPIFDAAYPDLLTALAPEDRPEIHDGDLELISQPIDFLGVNFYTRAVYQADAEQGFVQVDLPGVPKTDIGWEIHPQAFTDLLVSLNQTYDLPPIFITENGAAMDDKCIDGRVDDFDRLSYYQHHLTAVDNAIVQGVNIQGYFAWSLMDNFEWAEGYLKRFGIVYVDYASQTRTIKASGQAYSDLIRSRAHLTNNNNK, from the coding sequence ATGAAAATATCTTTACCAAAGAACTCGATACTCCAAAGCGAAGCGTTTACTTTTGGTGTGGCGACCGCTTCCTTTCAAATCGAAGGTGGCGTGGACTCTCGCCAAACCTGTATTTGGGATACCTTCTGTGCAACACCAGATAAGATCCGTGATGCCTCCAATGGCGATGTCGCCTGCAACCACCTGAATCTATGGCAAGAAGATATCGCCTTAATCGCGTCTCTCGGGGTTGATGCCTATCGTTTTTCCATCGCATGGGGACGGGTCTTAAATCAAGATGGCAGCATTAATCAGCAGGGAGTTAATTTCTACATTGGCATTCTAGACGAACTAAAACGTAGAAATATCAAAGCATTTGTCACGCTTTACCATTGGGATCTTCCTCAACATATTGAGGATCAAGGCGGCTGGTTAAACCGAGATACCGCTTACCTTTTCAAAGACTATGCTGACAAAATAAGCCAAGCCTTCGGCGACCGAGTGTATTCCTACGCCACTTTAAACGAACCCTTTTGCAGCTCATATTTAGGCTATGAGGCAGGCATTCACGCCCCTGGTTTAATGAAAAAAGCCTATGGCCGTCAATCGGCTCACCACCTATTGCTCGCCCACGGCTTAGCGATGCAAGTGCTGCAAAAGAACAGCCCTAACAGCATGAATGGCATAGTTCTTAACTTCACGCCTTGCTACGCATTAACCCAAAGTGCTGCCGATATTCAGGCCGCAAAACAAGCCGATGATTACTTTAACCAGTGGTATATCAAGCCCATTTTCGATGCGGCTTATCCAGACCTTCTCACAGCATTAGCGCCAGAAGACAGACCGGAAATTCACGACGGCGACCTTGAGCTTATCAGTCAACCAATTGATTTTTTAGGGGTTAACTTTTATACCCGCGCCGTATATCAGGCCGATGCAGAGCAAGGATTTGTGCAAGTTGATTTACCTGGGGTACCTAAAACCGACATAGGCTGGGAGATCCATCCACAGGCCTTTACCGATTTACTGGTTTCTTTAAATCAAACCTATGATTTACCGCCTATTTTCATCACAGAAAATGGTGCAGCCATGGACGATAAATGCATTGATGGGCGTGTCGATGACTTCGATAGGCTCAGCTATTACCAGCACCATTTAACCGCAGTAGACAATGCAATAGTACAAGGTGTTAACATTCAGGGTTACTTTGCCTGGAGCTTGATGGATAATTTTGAGTGGGCCGAAGGCTACTTAAAACGTTTTGGCATTGTCTATGTGGATTATGCAAGCCAAACCCGAACGATAAAGGCCAGTGGTCAAGCCTACAGCGACTTAATTCGCTCAAGGGCTCACTTAACTAATAACAATAATAAATAA
- a CDS encoding tryptophan halogenase family protein yields the protein MQQATHTAINNIVIVGGGTAGWITAALLAAEHNVDKGQLAHSPKLNITLIESPDVATIGVGEGTWPSMRNTLDKIGISETEFIRQCDASFKQGSRFIHWQHDDTEHTKPFGSNQYLHPFSLPHGHQELDLCPFWLPHSDKVSFAQAVSNQDALTQLGLAPKTIATPEYHFQNNYGYHLDAGKFSQLLMQHCTEKLGIKYIRDHVTQVHSHANGDIESLATKEHGVILGDMFIDCSGTKSLLLGEHFNVPFLSQKAVLFNDSALAIQVPYTEENRPIASCTLSTAQPNGWIWDIGLPTRKGVGYVYSSAHCSDDEAEQTLRAYLANDTSTKPQSASSNALDSRKQECRKLNINPGYHAKCWQNNCIAIGMAAGFIEPLEASALALVEWTANTLATQLPTHRGVMDTIAQRVNERYERHWQQIIDFLKLHYVVSRREVDDYWRDHREAASIPERLQQQLDLWRYQAPSSHDISYKEPLFPAASFQYVLYGMGFNTALPTHIKPSQQQVAQRLFSENQQKIHGLSQSLPSNRDLLNKVRQFGFPKI from the coding sequence ATGCAACAAGCAACTCACACAGCCATTAATAACATTGTCATTGTCGGTGGCGGCACAGCCGGTTGGATAACCGCTGCCCTTTTGGCCGCCGAGCATAATGTCGATAAAGGCCAGCTTGCGCACTCGCCTAAACTCAATATCACATTAATAGAATCCCCCGATGTGGCCACTATCGGCGTCGGCGAAGGTACTTGGCCTTCGATGCGTAACACCTTAGATAAAATCGGCATCAGCGAAACCGAATTTATCCGCCAATGCGACGCGAGTTTCAAGCAAGGCTCACGCTTTATTCACTGGCAGCACGATGATACTGAACATACTAAACCATTCGGTTCTAACCAATATTTACACCCCTTTAGCCTGCCCCATGGCCATCAAGAGTTAGACTTGTGTCCCTTTTGGTTGCCTCACAGTGACAAGGTCAGTTTTGCTCAGGCGGTATCCAACCAAGATGCGCTGACTCAGTTAGGGCTAGCGCCTAAAACCATTGCGACGCCGGAATATCATTTTCAAAACAATTACGGCTATCACTTAGATGCGGGTAAATTTAGCCAGCTGTTAATGCAGCATTGCACCGAAAAACTGGGGATCAAGTACATTCGTGATCATGTCACTCAGGTTCACAGTCATGCCAATGGCGATATCGAAAGTCTTGCGACCAAAGAACATGGCGTGATCTTAGGCGATATGTTTATCGATTGTTCCGGCACTAAATCATTGCTGCTGGGCGAGCATTTTAACGTGCCCTTCCTCAGCCAAAAAGCTGTGCTGTTTAACGACAGCGCCTTAGCAATACAAGTCCCCTATACCGAAGAAAATAGACCTATCGCCTCATGCACACTCTCGACGGCGCAGCCCAATGGCTGGATCTGGGATATAGGTTTACCGACTCGCAAAGGCGTGGGTTATGTCTATTCATCAGCCCATTGTAGCGATGACGAGGCTGAACAAACCTTAAGAGCCTATTTAGCCAATGACACATCAACTAAGCCTCAATCGGCATCCAGCAACGCGCTTGATAGTCGTAAACAAGAATGCCGAAAGCTGAATATCAACCCCGGCTACCATGCAAAATGCTGGCAAAACAACTGTATTGCCATCGGCATGGCGGCAGGCTTTATTGAACCTTTAGAAGCATCAGCATTGGCTTTAGTGGAATGGACGGCGAATACCTTAGCCACGCAACTGCCAACGCATCGCGGCGTAATGGACACGATTGCCCAGCGAGTGAATGAACGCTACGAGCGCCACTGGCAGCAAATCATCGACTTTTTGAAACTGCATTATGTCGTGAGTCGACGCGAAGTGGATGACTACTGGCGCGATCACCGGGAGGCCGCATCCATTCCTGAAAGATTACAGCAGCAACTCGACCTATGGCGTTATCAAGCGCCAAGCAGTCACGATATTAGCTACAAAGAACCCTTATTTCCGGCGGCGAGTTTCCAATATGTGCTTTATGGTATGGGCTTTAATACTGCCCTACCGACTCATATCAAACCGTCGCAACAACAAGTTGCCCAAAGACTTTTTAGCGAGAATCAGCAAAAGATCCATGGATTGAGCCAAAGCCTTCCGAGCAATCGCGACCTATTAAACAAGGTCAGGCAATTTGGTTTCCCTAAGATTTAG
- a CDS encoding LacI family DNA-binding transcriptional regulator → MATIYDVSVLAGVSLATVSRVMNKNTNVSEKTKQKVLDAMAQLDYRPNAIAQSLASNCSNSVGVLVSQLDGPFYGPMMTEIEDALRDAGKHVIIAAGKSNESLEKDAVQFLLDRGCDALIIDVEAVSDDYLIDLCKRSTPIVLINRYVAAIRERCIYLDNELGGYLATQHMLSLGHEHIAYISGPLFKLDARQRLMGHKKALTESAIPYESELFYEGTFKESSGCDGMRHLLSLQRPFTAVICANDQMASGAISTCLEQGLNVPEDLSFMGYDNIPFPQYISPKLTSVSNPIHEMGKMAAFWVLKHVYNKTDVEIVSHFTPSLFVRDSAVKLEK, encoded by the coding sequence ATGGCCACTATTTACGACGTTTCGGTACTTGCAGGCGTTTCACTTGCGACTGTGTCACGGGTGATGAATAAAAACACCAATGTCAGTGAGAAAACCAAACAAAAGGTATTAGACGCTATGGCTCAGTTGGACTATCGCCCCAATGCGATAGCCCAATCATTAGCGTCCAACTGCTCAAATAGTGTGGGCGTCCTAGTATCACAATTGGATGGCCCATTTTATGGGCCTATGATGACTGAAATTGAAGATGCCCTGCGTGATGCGGGTAAACACGTCATTATTGCCGCGGGTAAAAGCAATGAATCCCTAGAAAAGGATGCGGTGCAGTTTTTACTTGATCGCGGCTGTGATGCGTTGATTATCGACGTGGAAGCGGTTTCAGATGACTACCTTATCGATCTCTGTAAGCGCAGCACGCCAATCGTACTGATTAACCGCTATGTTGCCGCTATACGTGAGCGCTGTATTTATCTCGATAACGAGCTTGGCGGTTACCTCGCGACTCAGCATATGTTGTCGTTAGGGCATGAGCATATTGCTTATATATCAGGACCTTTATTCAAGCTAGACGCTAGGCAGCGCCTGATGGGCCATAAAAAAGCGCTCACTGAATCGGCCATTCCCTATGAAAGCGAGCTGTTCTACGAAGGGACGTTTAAAGAGTCGAGCGGTTGCGATGGCATGCGACATTTACTCAGCCTGCAACGGCCGTTTACTGCGGTGATTTGCGCCAATGACCAAATGGCATCGGGAGCGATTTCAACCTGCCTTGAACAAGGGCTTAATGTACCCGAAGATTTGTCCTTCATGGGTTATGATAACATCCCGTTTCCCCAATATATTTCCCCTAAGCTCACCTCAGTCAGTAACCCCATCCATGAAATGGGTAAAATGGCGGCGTTCTGGGTACTAAAACACGTTTACAATAAAACCGATGTGGAGATTGTTAGCCATTTTACGCCTTCATTATTTGTAAGAGATTCAGCAGTTAAGCTAGAGAAATAG
- a CDS encoding SapC family protein, which yields MSQHVLLNSVDHKDIKIITERSAKYGDNVWFSVTFPAEFRSVQAHYPIFFQKDQTTGQFFAVALYGFQNNENLFLNNGTWQASYIPLTLRRQPFLIGQQSVHEDGVELKQRVIHIDMASPKVSTTEGEALFHPYGGNTQYLDDIGDMLEGIHHGLIDSKHFIDLLIEHKLLESFTLDIKLDNGHQHQMMGFYTINEETLAALSAEVLAQLHAKSYLEAIYMTLASQARVRDLLNLKNAQG from the coding sequence ATGAGCCAACACGTATTACTTAACAGCGTAGATCATAAAGATATTAAAATTATCACTGAGCGTAGTGCTAAGTACGGCGATAATGTCTGGTTCAGTGTCACTTTTCCGGCGGAGTTTCGCAGCGTACAGGCGCATTATCCGATTTTTTTCCAAAAGGATCAGACCACAGGCCAGTTCTTTGCAGTGGCGCTTTATGGTTTTCAAAATAATGAGAATCTGTTTTTAAATAACGGCACTTGGCAGGCTTCTTATATCCCTCTCACCCTACGTCGTCAGCCGTTTCTTATTGGTCAACAAAGCGTGCACGAAGACGGTGTCGAGCTAAAACAAAGGGTCATACATATCGATATGGCGAGCCCAAAAGTCAGCACAACCGAAGGCGAAGCTTTGTTCCATCCCTATGGTGGGAATACACAATATCTGGATGACATTGGGGATATGTTAGAAGGTATCCACCACGGGCTTATCGACAGTAAGCACTTTATCGATTTGCTTATCGAACATAAGTTGCTGGAATCCTTTACCTTAGATATCAAGCTCGACAATGGCCACCAACATCAAATGATGGGTTTCTATACTATTAATGAAGAAACGCTAGCGGCCCTTTCGGCAGAAGTGCTCGCTCAATTACATGCTAAAAGTTATCTAGAGGCGATTTACATGACCTTGGCCTCACAGGCAAGAGTACGTGACTTGCTTAACCTTAAAAATGCGCAAGGTTAA
- a CDS encoding cupin-like domain-containing protein, producing MSLDVIKPKTNVVKHLENCSTEEMLALIKDAEQPLVFKGLCANWPLVKAGLESSDSAMKYLAQFYQGMPVTAYYLAPEHRGRVFYNDTLDGFNYQAGKLDLRQIFTQLTAPQAASIYMGSTDINQCLPGLGADNSFNLAPLSPLTNIWLGNQTRIAAHFDFPHNLACNVVGRRTFTLFPPEQISNLYIGPMEFAPGGQDISLVDMDNPDFDRFPKFAKAMEAAQVAALEPGDVLFIPSMWWHHVRGMDDFNVLITHWWRDTPGYLGRPNNALLHAMLSLRSLPKAQRQAWKALFDHYIFDHEDGDLEHIPSAAQGMLTTPLDEINARKLRADLTNKLKR from the coding sequence ATGAGTCTTGATGTGATTAAACCTAAAACTAATGTCGTCAAACACCTTGAAAACTGCTCAACAGAGGAGATGCTCGCGCTGATTAAAGATGCTGAGCAGCCTTTGGTATTTAAAGGACTTTGCGCAAACTGGCCTTTAGTGAAAGCAGGGCTTGAGTCCAGCGATAGCGCGATGAAGTATCTGGCCCAGTTTTATCAAGGCATGCCCGTCACCGCCTATTATTTAGCGCCAGAACATCGAGGCCGCGTATTTTATAACGACACTTTAGATGGGTTTAATTATCAGGCGGGTAAGTTAGATTTGCGGCAAATCTTCACGCAGCTCACTGCGCCGCAAGCCGCCAGTATTTATATGGGCTCAACCGATATTAATCAGTGCTTACCTGGACTTGGCGCCGATAATAGTTTTAATCTTGCGCCTTTGTCACCGCTCACCAATATCTGGCTTGGCAATCAAACTCGTATCGCTGCGCATTTCGACTTTCCCCACAACTTAGCCTGCAATGTCGTCGGTAGACGCACTTTTACCCTGTTTCCGCCGGAGCAAATCAGCAATCTGTATATTGGCCCAATGGAGTTTGCCCCGGGCGGCCAAGACATTAGCTTAGTCGATATGGATAATCCCGATTTTGACCGCTTTCCTAAATTTGCCAAGGCGATGGAAGCCGCGCAGGTCGCCGCACTGGAACCCGGTGATGTGTTATTCATCCCCAGTATGTGGTGGCACCATGTGCGCGGAATGGATGACTTTAATGTTCTCATTACCCATTGGTGGCGAGATACGCCCGGTTATCTTGGTCGCCCCAATAATGCGTTACTGCACGCGATGTTAAGTTTACGCTCCTTACCCAAGGCGCAGCGTCAGGCGTGGAAAGCCCTGTTCGATCACTATATTTTTGACCATGAAGATGGCGATCTAGAGCATATTCCTAGTGCAGCCCAAGGCATGCTGACCACCCCACTCGATGAAATCAACGCCCGAAAATTGCGGGCAGATTTAACCAATAAGCTCAAACGTTAG